The nucleotide window CACGGTTTTAATTTAATCCATACACACGGAGAATGTCGAACGGAATACAAACGAAAGGCTCGTACTACTGTTGATTTGGGCGAAATTACGCAAGTATTAGTTAAGTTTGTATCACGCCGTCACGGTTTCAATTAACCAATCCATACACACGGAGAATGTCGTGCGGTACATATAAAAAAGGCTCTTATTTTGTTTGACGCCAGCGTGTACATCAATGTTCGCAACGAAATTGGGTCTTAGGTAATTTTGTTCGTTTCACAACCTCAATCTTAATtcctgctgacgtcagcatggatTATGCTCCCGACGTCGCTGGTCATGGCGTTATTTATTCCACTATGCGGATTTTTAAAACATCGTCACCCGCCCTCCACATCTCCTAATAAATAAACCTTGCACCCTGTGCTAAGGAAATTTCTTTGGGCGGTGCTGTTTTGCCACTTGGAAAAATGTGCAAAAAACCGCCATTTTCCGAGAAGATAGAACATGATAGTAGGCATATTAGGATAAAGATATGTTAGACAAATACGACTAAATAAATTActtgttcatattttttattttgattgttttaaactttttttacaatatttgttAAAGTTTCTTGAAATCTTTTGCGCAACTCTCAAACCTTCTTTTATTTGCGCATCAGTAACACCATGCACTCGACGGAAGTGTGTATCAACCCTGTCGTAATACCTAAggcgaagaaagaaaaatatatcaagAAGATTCGATATAAAATTCGATATACGATATACAAACACTACAAAACTAAGTAAGTGTGCAAAAACTTACTTTGCACATAACTTGCATGGTAGCGGCTTTGACGTGGTTCGATATATTGTAGTCAGGTGGGTATACATTCGGACTTGTCGTGATTTGAAAAAGAAACCAGGTCTCCGTTTCACACGGTGGACAGCTTCCAAATGTCTGTCAATTCTGTCACCCATGTAGTTGCAGACAAGGAAAGGGCATCGCACTTTGTATACCTTTCGTCCATTTGCAACATATAATGAAACAGGGTTTTCGTGACCAAGATGTGACAATAAGTCTCTTGGAATCTCGTTTTTTCTAGTGTTGATAAATTGCAGTGCCTTCAGATAATCTGCGTACCTTTAAAGAGCaaaaatttgaattaatttAATGTGATAATTTGTAAGTTGCCTTTTCCACTTTCGCACATCCTTGTCTTCATTAGTGTAAACTAACCTTATCGTGTCACAACCAACAGGTATTTCAATTCTGTGTTGAAAAGGTTgccctaaaaaaattaaatatttaattagttcAGTGTTGTTGTTAAACACAAAGAAATTAACGAGGTTAATAACACTGTGACCTATGCCTTCACTAGTGATTTTGTCCATATGAAATCCACAAGCAAAGCATCAATTAACACACTGAAATATAGTACAAAAGAAACAGTTAAGAATTTTACCTGGGTAAAAATTTTTATCCCCTGTGTATTCAAATTTTAAGCACTCAACTTGTTGGTCACGTGCACTGCCACTCATTACTGAATTGCTTGTTATATTTTCACTAAACGATAATGAAAAATCATTAATATGTTTTGATCAGTTGCTCAAAATTTCAGAATAGGCTTGCGTATAATGAGTAAATGCTGAACAACAACAGACAAAGCTACACTTTCATATTGCAGTCTAAACTCATGCTTAGTTTCACCTTGtttaaaaatactatttttcagAAACACGAGACCTAAATGGGAAAAAACTTAAAGAAACATTGCCAGCTTTATAGTTGGGAAATATAACAAGACCTTCTAAATCGTACGTACATGCAGCTTATACATGAATTAGAGAAACACGAGGctcaaaatgattaaaaaactttgaaaaatatttcagtcgcaaataaatgattttttaagaaatattgaGCACGCCTTACAAAactagttttttataaaaaaataaaaaaatacatgcgCGCTAAAAATGGTCTTTTTATCCTTCATATCATTTTCAATAcacaaatactttaaaaaatactttatcTACAAAGTGCTTTTAATGCATCATTGCATTGTTCAGATATTGTGAACATTCCATTTGCTGAAATAACTTCAAGCTTGTAAAGTATGGTAATGGATGATCCTGGTCGAACTAAATTTTTCCATAATATTTTGGCATTATAGCTGTTCGCATATTCTCTTTCATTCACTTTATTTAACCAAGCACCTTCTACTTTCCTTGCTGACCATTTTGCAACTCGAAAAAGCCAAAATTCTTCTGGATCATCCGGTTGGGAATACACTGGAAAAACATCCCCTACCTGGATTTCTTCTTTGGAAATCACTAAAAATATGAAATCAGTTGAACAAGATCGTTATATGAATCGCAGTCACACTTCAGTGAACTTGCATTAGTGTATTTCGGATTTAAAACAAGGGACAGACtacaattataacattttaattaattagttttttttttgcataacaaTCAACTTCTTaagtaaaatacataaaatataaacataCCAGATAGTCCTTGCACAAAAGATGAagctataaaaaattaaaataaatcattgcacaaatgcaatttttaagTTCACAATGAAGAACCAATTATCAATGATTAATAACGAGTTACAAAAATTTCTAGTTAAAGTATTTATCATTTcttcttcaaatatatatttattaaaataatagaAGATAGGATTAATTCTAGCTATACCTTGAGGAGCATTATTTGCTTGTTGTTCTGTACTCTCTGATTGTTGTGGTACTTCATCCACTTGCTGTTCGTGGTTACTGGATTGCTGTCCACTTTCAAGTTCTAAATTACCATCACCTTCCACATCCAAAAGGTGTTCAGGTGACTGACTACCAATTTCAACATTGCTGTTATCATTATTGTTGGAAGAATTGTAATCTGTAtcccaaaaatatatatatatttaataagtAACAATAAAAGTGAGACACTAATAATAGCAAAAAGACTTACTTTTAAAATGGCCACGCACAGCTCTCATTAAAAAATCTCCGTACTCCGTCTGGTTGTCTGTAGTTCCAAGAAAACTCTCTGAAAATCCAGGTGTAGCATAAGAATCAACTACTGTGTTCCTTTTACCCTTGCGAATGTACACAACAAAAGAGTTATAGTTGTGTTGCTGATTGAGTCCGAGAAGCTAAATGATATTAATTATGCTCTATaatcaataataataatcatgATTCAAATATGTTTAAATCAATGAATCACTTTTCATAACTGTGCAGACACAAAAAATGTGGTGCATAACTGGCATATTTACTGGTAATCCAAACAAAAGCCATATACGAAAACAAAGTTACAATGTCAGAAAGCCAGAACATATGCTACACACCCTTTTctggataatgtttttttgtgcaGTCACATTTGTTTTTCCAACTGGAATAGTCTGgcttaatgttttctttttatcaaaCACCTTGCCACAAGATTTACAGTTCTTGCGGCCAACTTCATTTTTTTCATCGCATTCAAAACATTTCTAAATAAATAGGATTAGAAAAGACAGACTTGCTACAACAACAGTTTCTCAAATTCTATATCAAGCAttcttattcaacattttttgctgAACTCGGTATTTACTGAATTAGGCAGTATGTATCAAATCATCACAGAGCTCGTCcataaaaatatgaacaaaggaaagataaaaatactgacCTTAAATCTAATGGCATAGTGAACAGAAACTTTTTTTCGATGATTTTGTGTTGTTTCTCCATCTAAAAGACGAAAAGGataaaaaatggttaaaaatggttaaaaattGTTTATCTTATCAACAAACCATTTTGGTGTTTGTCTTGAGAAATATTGGCAGCCCCTCTCTACTAAACTTAAACATAAtccttttacttttttactaaaaaaactcCACCCGTGGCACAACTTCgtttacttgttttttataatttacagAACATATTAGCTACATTGTTAGACATGACATTATTAAGCTGTGAAACCAAGAAcatacagaattttttttaaaggaacaCTGTATTAGCTTTCAACATCCTCATACCGCAGTTTTTTGAGAACTGTATATACGCCAACAAACTAGGTTCATTATATACACCATCGCTATGGATCTACCATTATGTTTTTTATCAAGATTAGATGAAGGACTCTTAAGATACAAAGCTCAGTGTCCTGCTCTTAATAAAGTGTTATGTAAGTAACATTCCTGTAACTAGGAAAGTCTAGCACACACAATTCCACATcacacaatgtttttttttaacttttcaaatgGATGCAGGCTTTTTTAAGTGAAATTTGgaggttttttaaaaacaccaaACTTACCCAAAAGATTCCCAAGTTTTTATGCCTTTTTATGGTGAGTCGGCAACCTTAATAGCAAAGTAGGTACGCAAAAACATAGATTAATTTCATTGTgacgttatttgtttactttgtagCGGTAAGCTCTTTGGCTCTGGAATTTGCGTGgtaggaaaaaagatgctagaaTTTGGAGAAGAAAGGTCTTTTCctgtcatttttttgttatggGAACATCGTTTgaggttttaaactattatcgagtgtgGATTTCTAATTTATTCGAATTCAAGTCCCAACAAAACAATGCCTTTGTGTAACGAAATGGACTGAAAAtaactttgcttcacctagtgCCGCAAAAAATTTTCCTGCCACACCAATGCCAGAGCCAAAAGAGGCTGCTTCTGGAAATGTAAGCAACGGAATTCATCTATAAAGtcgcaatacacctttacaataattcaattgtacatgaaTTCCTACGGCTCttcatcgttttacaatattggaaatggaggtaaaaaacgtttttctataagagtttgttagagacgaaagcgtgttttctcaagttttttaacttcttcgtatcaatttctttcaaattttcaggaaacgttaataataataagatacaacttatgtgtacttttcattaaaaacaaaaggtggcaagaaaagttatcacgaaagaacgtgttttctccttaataaactcttataaaagtgtgatgtttacctcctccgatGGCAAAGTAAAC belongs to Hydractinia symbiolongicarpus strain clone_291-10 chromosome 1, HSymV2.1, whole genome shotgun sequence and includes:
- the LOC130648708 gene encoding uncharacterized protein LOC130648708 isoform X2, producing the protein MSGSARDQQVECLKFEYTGDKNFYPGQPFQHRIEIPVGCDTIRYADYLKALQFINTRKNEIPRDLLSHLGHENPVSLYVANGRKVYKVRCPFLVCNYMGDRIDRHLEAVHRVKRRPGFFFKSRQVRMYTHLTTIYRTTSKPLPCKLCAKYYDRVDTHFRRVHGVTDAQIKEGLRVAQKISRNFNKYCKKSLKQSK
- the LOC130648708 gene encoding uncharacterized protein LOC130648708 isoform X1, which gives rise to MDKITSEGIGHSVINLVNFFVFNNNTELIKYLIFLGQPFQHRIEIPVGCDTIRYADYLKALQFINTRKNEIPRDLLSHLGHENPVSLYVANGRKVYKVRCPFLVCNYMGDRIDRHLEAVHRVKRRPGFFFKSRQVRMYTHLTTIYRTTSKPLPCKLCAKYYDRVDTHFRRVHGVTDAQIKEGLRVAQKISRNFNKYCKKSLKQSK
- the LOC130648721 gene encoding uncharacterized protein LOC130648721; translated protein: MRAVRGHFKNYNSSNNNDNSNVEIGSQSPEHLLDVEGDGNLELESGQQSSNHEQQVDEVPQQSESTEQQANNAPQASSFVQGLSVISKEEIQVGDVFPVYSQPDDPEEFWLFRVAKWSARKVEGAWLNKVNEREYANSYNAKILWKNLVRPGSSITILYKLEVISANGMFTISEQCNDALKALCR